From Pseudorca crassidens isolate mPseCra1 chromosome 15, mPseCra1.hap1, whole genome shotgun sequence, one genomic window encodes:
- the PRRT2 gene encoding proline-rich transmembrane protein 2 isoform X1 → MAASSSEVSEMKGVEEGPQTQGEGPGHSEAGTGPPQIPAGVPDEPETLQPGLDITGAPVDPEPKAGLAPETTEIPTVAPETAQARDLSSNPGGESKANSSTEETCQELASKPEVSKEATANQGSNLESAAPLEPASEPAPQLDPQPDPQPDPQPDPQPASQPTSKPVLQPEPPTQEDPTSEVLTENVGEKQENGAVVPLQAGDGDGEEGPVLQPHSPPSTKTPPANGAPPRVLQQLVEEDRLGRAHSGHSGSPRGSLSRHPSSQLAGSGVEGGEGTQKPRDYIILAILSCFCPMWPVNIVAFAYAVMSRNSLQQGDVDGAQRLGRVAKLLSIVALVGGVLIIIASCVINLGGEWGSGTGREEWKGWQGQLY, encoded by the exons ATGGCAGCCAGCAGCTCTGAGGTCTCTGAGATGAAGGGGGTAGAGGAGGGTCCCCAGACCCAGGGAGAAGGGCCTGGCCATTCTGAAGCCGGAACTGGTCCTCCCCAGATCCCAGCTGGGGTCCCAGATGAGCCAGAGACCCTGCAGCCAGGCCTAGACATCACTGGGGCCCCTGTGGACCCAGAGCCCAAGGCTGGGCTGGCTCCAGAAACCACAGAGATCCCAACCGTGGCCCCAGAAACAGCTCAGGCCAGAGACCTCAGCTCAAACCCAGGAGGGGAATCAAAGGCCAACTCCAGCAccgaagaaacatgccaagagcTAGCATCCAAACCAGAAGTGAGCAAAGAGGCCACTGCAAACCAGGGGTCCAACCTGGAATCCGCAGCCCCACTTGAGCCAGCCTCAGAGCCTGCTCCCCAGCTGGACCCCCAGCCGGACCCCCAGCCAGACCCTCAGCCAGACCCCCAGCCAGCTTCCCAGCCCACCTCCAAGCCAGTCCTTCAGCCGGAGCCCCCTACCCAGGAGGACCCCACCTCTGAGGTCCTGACTGAGAACGTGGGAGAAAAGCAGGAGAATGGGGCAGTGGTTCCCCTGCAGGctggtgatggtgatggggaAGAGGGTCCAGTCCTCCAGCCTCACTCACCACCCTCAACAAAAACCCCCCCAGCCAATGGGGCTCCACCCCGTGTGCTGCAGCAGCTGGTTGAGGAGGATAGACTAGGAAGGGCTCACAGTGGGCATTCAGGATCTCCCCGAGGTAGCCTGAGCCGCCACCCTAGTTCCCAGCTGGCAGGgtctggggtggaggggggtgaAGGCACCCAGAAACCTCGGGACTACATCATCCTCGCCATCCTGTCCTGCTTCTGCCCCATGTGGCCTGTCAACATCGTGGCCTTCGCTTATGCCGTCATG TCCCGGAACAGCCTGCAGCAGGGGGACGTGGATGGGGCCCAGCGTCTGGGTCGCGTGGCCAAGCTCTTAAGCATCGTGGCGCTGGTAGGGGGGGTCCTCATCATCATCGCCTCCTGCGTCATCAACTTAGGCGGTGAGTGGGGGTCTGGGACAGGCCGGGAGGAATGGAAGGGTTGGCAAGGGCAGCTTTACTAA
- the PRRT2 gene encoding proline-rich transmembrane protein 2 isoform X2 — protein sequence MAASSSEVSEMKGVEEGPQTQGEGPGHSEAGTGPPQIPAGVPDEPETLQPGLDITGAPVDPEPKAGLAPETTEIPTVAPETAQARDLSSNPGGESKANSSTEETCQELASKPEVSKEATANQGSNLESAAPLEPASEPAPQLDPQPDPQPDPQPDPQPASQPTSKPVLQPEPPTQEDPTSEVLTENVGEKQENGAVVPLQAGDGDGEEGPVLQPHSPPSTKTPPANGAPPRVLQQLVEEDRLGRAHSGHSGSPRGSLSRHPSSQLAGSGVEGGEGTQKPRDYIILAILSCFCPMWPVNIVAFAYAVMSRNSLQQGDVDGAQRLGRVAKLLSIVALVGGVLIIIASCVINLGVYK from the exons ATGGCAGCCAGCAGCTCTGAGGTCTCTGAGATGAAGGGGGTAGAGGAGGGTCCCCAGACCCAGGGAGAAGGGCCTGGCCATTCTGAAGCCGGAACTGGTCCTCCCCAGATCCCAGCTGGGGTCCCAGATGAGCCAGAGACCCTGCAGCCAGGCCTAGACATCACTGGGGCCCCTGTGGACCCAGAGCCCAAGGCTGGGCTGGCTCCAGAAACCACAGAGATCCCAACCGTGGCCCCAGAAACAGCTCAGGCCAGAGACCTCAGCTCAAACCCAGGAGGGGAATCAAAGGCCAACTCCAGCAccgaagaaacatgccaagagcTAGCATCCAAACCAGAAGTGAGCAAAGAGGCCACTGCAAACCAGGGGTCCAACCTGGAATCCGCAGCCCCACTTGAGCCAGCCTCAGAGCCTGCTCCCCAGCTGGACCCCCAGCCGGACCCCCAGCCAGACCCTCAGCCAGACCCCCAGCCAGCTTCCCAGCCCACCTCCAAGCCAGTCCTTCAGCCGGAGCCCCCTACCCAGGAGGACCCCACCTCTGAGGTCCTGACTGAGAACGTGGGAGAAAAGCAGGAGAATGGGGCAGTGGTTCCCCTGCAGGctggtgatggtgatggggaAGAGGGTCCAGTCCTCCAGCCTCACTCACCACCCTCAACAAAAACCCCCCCAGCCAATGGGGCTCCACCCCGTGTGCTGCAGCAGCTGGTTGAGGAGGATAGACTAGGAAGGGCTCACAGTGGGCATTCAGGATCTCCCCGAGGTAGCCTGAGCCGCCACCCTAGTTCCCAGCTGGCAGGgtctggggtggaggggggtgaAGGCACCCAGAAACCTCGGGACTACATCATCCTCGCCATCCTGTCCTGCTTCTGCCCCATGTGGCCTGTCAACATCGTGGCCTTCGCTTATGCCGTCATG TCCCGGAACAGCCTGCAGCAGGGGGACGTGGATGGGGCCCAGCGTCTGGGTCGCGTGGCCAAGCTCTTAAGCATCGTGGCGCTGGTAGGGGGGGTCCTCATCATCATCGCCTCCTGCGTCATCAACTTAGGCG TGTATAAGTGA
- the PAGR1 gene encoding PAXIP1-associated glutamate-rich protein 1, producing the protein MSLVRGHGDIAATTAAPLSEEGEVTSGLQALAVEDTGGPSASADQAEEEGEGGREETEHEGSGAEEVQGEAPSTEGEEHAKGESEDWCVPCSDEEVELPADGQSWMPPPSEIQRLYELLAAHGTLELQAEILPRRPPTPEAQSEEERSDEEPETKEEEEEKPHMPTEFDFDDEPMTPKDSLIDRRRTPGSSARSQKREARLDKVLSDMKRHKKLEEQILRTGRDLFSLDSEDASPTSPPLRSSGSSLFPRQRKY; encoded by the exons ATGTCCCTTGTCCGGGGCCATGGAGACATTGCAGCCACCACGGCGGCGCCTCTGTCTGAAGAAGGGGAAGTGACCTCCGGCCTCCAGGCTCTGGCCGTGGAGGATACCGGAGGCCCCTCTGCTTCGGCCGATCAAGCCGaggaagagggggaaggaggCCGGGAGGAGACTGAGCATGAGGGGTCCGGGGCCGAGGAGGTGCAGGGAGAAGCCCCCAGCACTGAGGGGGAAGAGCATGCCAAGGGAGAATCCGAGGACTGGTGCGTGCCCTGCAGCGATGAAGAGGTGGAGCTGCCCGCGGATGGGCAGTCCTGGATGCCACCCCCCTCGGAAATCCAAAGGCTCTATGAACTGCTGGCTGCCCACGGCACTCTGGAGCTACAGGCTGAGATCCTGCCCCGCCGGCCACCCACACCTGAGGCCCAGAGTGAAGAGGAGAGATCCGATGAGGAGCCAGAGaccaaagaggaggaagaggaaaa ACCGCACATGCCCACAGAATTTGACTTTGATGATGAGCCAATGACACCAAAGGACTCCCTGATTGACCGGAGACGCACCCCAG GAAGCTCAGCCCGGAGCCAGAAACGGGAAGCGCGCCTGGACAAGGTCCTCTCAGACATGAAGCGACACAAGAAGCTGGAGGAGCAGATCCTTCGTACTGGCAGGGACCTCTTCAGCCTGGACTCAGAGGATGCCAGCCCCACCAGCCCCCCGCTCCGGTCCTCAGGAAGTAGTCTCTTCCCCCGGCAGCGGAAATACTGA